A genomic segment from Candidatus Desulfatibia profunda encodes:
- a CDS encoding helix-turn-helix transcriptional regulator yields MDIAEFKSCRKKLKKTQRQMAQLLGTSVKAVHSYEQGWRAIPSHVERQVFFLVTNMRENRKRRKPCWVIKKCPPEYKQRCPAWEFQSGSLCWFINGTICDGIVHKDWPEKMKICRSCDVLKPMLSFQSAV; encoded by the coding sequence ATGGACATTGCTGAATTTAAAAGTTGCCGTAAAAAGCTTAAAAAGACACAGCGGCAGATGGCTCAGTTGCTGGGAACGTCGGTCAAAGCCGTACACAGTTACGAGCAAGGCTGGCGGGCCATCCCGTCCCATGTGGAGCGTCAGGTGTTTTTTCTGGTTACCAATATGCGCGAGAACAGAAAAAGACGCAAACCCTGCTGGGTTATAAAAAAATGCCCTCCTGAGTATAAACAGCGGTGTCCGGCCTGGGAATTTCAGTCGGGCAGCCTCTGCTGGTTTATCAACGGCACGATTTGCGACGGCATTGTTCATAAGGACTGGCCCGAAAAGATGAAGATTTGCCGGTCCTGCGATGTATTAAAGCCGATGCTCTCGTTTCAGAGCGCTGTTTAA